The Streptomyces sp. NBC_00286 nucleotide sequence CTCGGTGTTCCTCTACTCCGGGTCGATGTCGACCTCGGCGATCGTCGAGTCGCAGCAGGACCGCTGGTACATCGTGCTGCTGCCGGTCTCCTTCCTGATCTACGTCGCGACGATGGTCGGCGAGACCAACCGTGCGCCCCTCGACATGCCGGAATCCGAGGGCGATCTGGTGGGCGGTTTCAACACCGAGTACTCGTCGATCAAGTTCGCGATGTTCATGCTCGCCGAGTACGTGAACATGGTGACGGTCTCGGCCGTGGCGGTGACGCTCTTCCTCGGCGGCTGGCGGGCTCCCTGGCCGGTCAGCACGTTCTGGGAGGGTGCCAACCACGGCTGGTGGCCGATGCTTTGGTTCGTCCTCAAGGTGCAGGTGTCGCTGTTCTTCTTCATCTGGCTGCGCGGCACGCTGCCCCGTGTCCGCTACGACCAGCTGATGAAGTTCGGCTGGAAGGTCCTCCTTCCGGTCTCGGTCACCTGGCTGATGGCCGTCGCGACCGTACGGACCCTGCGCAACGAGAACTACGACTTCGCCGACATTGCCCTCTATGTCGCCGCAGCGGTCCTCGGCCTGCTGGTGCTCTCGTTCGCCGTCGACATGTTCCGCGATCGGAAGTCCGGCAAGGAAGCGCAGGAGGCGCCCGCGGAGGCCGTCGCCTTCGACCCGATGGCGGGCGGATTCCCCGTACCACCGCTGCCGGGACAGACGCTGCCACCGGTGCCGAGGCGAAGCCCGCGCCGGGAGCGGGAGTTGATTGTCAGTGGTGGGGTCGATACTGCCAGTGACGGAACCGATGGATCTCGTGACGGAAAGGAGGCGTCCGATGGCTGATGAGCAGAAGGAGACCAAACCCGGTTTCCAGAACCCCGTCGCAGGTTTCGGCGTGACCTTCAAGGCCATGTTCAAGAAGCGGCTGACCGAGCAGTACCCCGAACAGAAGAAGACCACCGCCCCGCGATTCCACGGTCGGCACCAGCTCAACCGCCATCCGGACGGCCTGGAGAAGTGCATCGGCTGCGAGCTGTGCGCCTGGGCCTGCCCGGCGGACGCGATCTATGTGGAGGGCGCGGACAACACCGAGGAGGAGCGCTACTCCCCGGGCGAGCGGTACGGCCGCGTCTACCAGATCAACTACGCCCGCTGCATCCTGTGCGGGCTGTGCATCGAGGCGTGCCCCACGCGCGCGCTGACGATGACGAACGAGTTCGAGCTGGCTGACACCAGCCGCGCCAACCTCATCTACACCAAGGAGCAGCTGCTCGCCGGCCTCGAAGAGGGCATGGTCGACAGCCCGCACTCGATCTTCCCCGGGACGGACGAGCAGGACTACTACCGAGGTCTGGTCACGGAGGCTGCGCCGGGTACGGAGCGCCAGGTTGCCCTCTCCAAGGGAGAGGTGCCGCAGGAGGCCGCCTCGACCTTCGGCCCGGACGAGCCGGCGTCGGAAAAGGTGATCGGCCAATGATGGATCTCGCCGCCTACACCACCTCCACCGGAGAGGCCTTCCAGTTCTGGGTCCTCGGCACCATCGCGGTGATCGGCGCCCTGTGCACCGTCTTCATGAAGAAGGCTGTGCACAGCGCGCTCTGCCTCGCCGGAACCATGATCATCCTGGCGGTGTTCTACCTCGCCAACGGCGCCTATTTCCTGGGCATCGTGCAGATCGTCGTCTACACCGGCGCGATCATGATGCTTTTCCTCTTCGTGGTCATGCTCGTCGGCGTCACCGCCGCCGACTCCCTGAAGGAGACCATCAAGGGGCAGCGCTGGCTGGCCCTCCTGTGCGGCCTCGGCTTCGGCATCCTGCTCTGCGCGGGAATCGGCAACGCCTCGCTGAACGAGTTCAGCGGCCTGGGCCAGGCCAACGCCGGTGGCAATGTGGAGGGTCTCGCCGCCCTCATCTTCACGAAGTACGTCTTCGCCTTCGAGCTCACCGGCGCCCTGCTCATCACGGCCGCCGTCGGCGCCATGGTGCTCACGCACCGGGAGCGCACCGAGCGGGCCAAGACCCAGCGAGAGCTGGCCGAGCAGCGCGTACGGGAAGGCAAGCAGCTCCCGCCGTTGCCCGCCCCCGGCGTCTACGCCCGGCACAACGCGGTGGACATCGCCGGCCTCCTCCCGGACGGCACCGCGTCCGAGCTCACTGTCCACAAGACGCTGCGGGAGCGCGGCCAGATCCGCGATGTGTCCAACGAGGCGATCAATGACCTCAAGGCCCTGGAGCAGCGCGCGGAGGAACGGCTCGGCCGGGAAGAGGAGGCCAAGAAGTGAATCCCGTCAACTACCTCTACCTCGCCGCCCTGTTGTTCACGATCGGCGCCACCGGCGTCCTGATCAGGCGGAACGCGATCGTGGTGTTCATGTGCGTCGAGCTCATGCTCAACGCCTGCAACCTCGCGCTCGTGGCCTTCTCTCGGATGCACGGCAATCTCGACGGCCAGATCATGGCCTTCTTCACGATGGTCGTCGCCGCCGCGGAGGTCGTGGTCGGGCTCGCGATCATTGTGTCCCTGTTCCGTACCCGCCACTCGGCCTCGGTCGACGACGCCAGCCTGATGAAGCTCTAAGGGGTCGCTGAATCGTGGAGAACCTGATTGCGCTGCTGGTAGCGGCGCCTCTGCTCGGAGCGGCCGTACTGCTGTGCGGTGGCCGACGGCTCGATGCCGTCGGCCACTGGATCGGCACCGTCCTCGCGGCCGCCTCCTTCGTGATCGGCGCGATCCTCTTCGCCGACATGCTCGGGAAGGGCGCGGAAGACCGGGAGATGACCCAGCACCTGTTCAGCTGGGTCCCCGTGGAGAGCTTCCAGGCGGACGTCGCCTTCCAGCTCGACCAGCTGTCGATGACGTTCGTCCTGCTGATCAGCGGCGTCGGCTCGCTGATCCACGTGTACTCGATCGGGTACATGGAGCACGACGAGCGGCGCCGCCGCTTCTTCGGCTATCTGAACCTGTTCCTCGCGGCGATGCTGCTGCTCGTCCTCGCCGACAACTACCTGCTGCTGTACGTCGGCTGGGAGGGCGTCGGCCTCGCCTCGTACCTGCTGATCGGCTTCTGGCAGCACAAGCCCAGCGCTGCCACGGCCGCGAAGAAGGCCTTCCTGGTCAACCGCGTCGGCGACATGGGCCTTTCCATCGCGATCATGCTGATGTTCGCCTGGTTCGGCACCTTCGCCTTCGGGCCCGTACTCGAGGCGACGGGCGAGACGAGCGAGGGCAAGCTCACCGCCATCGGTCTGATGCTGCTGCTCGCCGCCTGCGGCAAGTCCGCCCAGGTGCCGCTGCAGTCCTGGCTCGGGGACGCGATGGAGGGCCCGACCCCGGTCTCGGCCCTCATCCACGCCGCGACGATGGTGACCGCGGGCGTGTACCTGATCGTGCGCTCCGGCGCGATCTTCAACGCCGCGCCGGACGCTCAGCTGGCCGTGACCGTCGTCGGCGCCGTCACGCTCCTGTTCGGTGCGATCGTCGGTTGCGCGAAGGACGACATCAAGAAGGCGCTGGCCGGCTCGACCATGTCGCAGATCGGCTACATGATCCTCGCCGCGGGCCTCGGCCCCATCGGCTACGCCTTCGCGATCATGCACCTGGTGACGCACGGCTTCTTCAAGGCCGGGCTCTTCCTCGGCGCCGGTTCGGTCATGCACGGCATGAACGACGAGGTCGACATGAGGAAGTACGGCGGCCTCAGGAAGTACATGCCGGTCACCTTCGTCACCTTCGGCCTCGGCTACCTCGCCATCATCGGCTTCCCCGGCCTGTCCGGCTTCTTCTCCAAGGACAAGATCATCGAGGCGGCCTTCGCCAAGGGCGGCACCGAGGGCTGGATCCTCGGAGGCGTGGCCCTCCTTGGCGCGGCCATCACCGCGTACTACATGACGCGCGTGATGCTGATGACGTTCTTCGGAGAGGAGCGCTGGCGGCATGCTCCGACGCCGTCCCCGGCCGAGCCGAGCGTGGAGCCCGCCGCCGAGACGCACGGCGAGCACGCCGAACCCCACCCGCACGAGTCCCCGAGGTCCATGACTATCCCGATGATCGTGCTCGCCTTCGGTTCGGTGTTCGCGGGAGGGTTCTTCAGCATCGGCGACCGGTTCATCCACTGGCTGGAGCCCGTCACCGACCACGCGCACGGGCATCCGCCGGTCAGCGCCCTGACGGTCACTCTCTCCACGGTGGCCGTGATGGTCATCGGCGTCGGCGTCGCCTACGCCCAGTACGGGCGCCGTCCCGTGCCCGTCGTCGCCCCGCGTGGCTCTCTGCTCACCCGGGCCGCTCGGCGTGACCTCCTCCAGGACGACTTCAACCACGTCGTCCTCGTACGCGGCGGAGAGCACCTCACGCGCTCCCTGGTGTACGTCGACCACACCCTGGTCGACGGGGTCGTCAACGGCACGGCGGCCTCCATGGGCGGCCTGTCCGGACGGCTGCGCAGGCTGCAGAACGGCTTCGCGCGCTCGTACGCGGTCTCGATGTTCGGCGGTGCGGCGGTCCTCATCGCCGCGACCCTGCTGATGAGGGCGGTCTGATACCGATGTCCTTTCCACTGCTGACAGCGACGGCGGCGCTCCCGGCCCTCGGGGCGATCGCCACGGCCGCCGTGCCGGCCGCGCGCCGCACCGCCGCCAAATGGCTGGCGCTGCTGGTCTCGCTCGCCACCCTGGTACTCGCCGTGGTGGTCCTGGTCCGCTTCGAGCCCGGCGGCGACCGCTACCAACTCACCGAATCCCACGCCTGGATCGCGGACTTCGGGGTGCGCTACGAGCTGGGTGTGGACGGCATCGGGGTGGCGCTGATCGCGCTGACCGCGCTGCTGATCCCGTTCGTGATCCTCGCGGGCTGGCACGACGCCGACCCGCTGGAGACCCGCAGCAGCCGCTGGCGTCCGACACAGGGCTTCTTCGCCCTGATCCTCGCCGTCGAGGCGATGGTGATCCTCTCCTTCGAGGCCACCGATGTCTTCCTCTTCTACATCTTCTTCGAAGCCATGCTCATCCCGATGTACTTCCTCATCGGCGGCTTCGGAGACCGCGCCCACGCGGGCACGGACGAGAAGGCGGCGGCCCAACGCTCGTACGCCGCCGTGAAGTTCCTCCTCTACAACCTGGCCGGCGGCCTGATCATGCTGGCCGCCGTCATCGGCCTCTACGTAGTGGCCGGAAACTTCTCGCTGCAGGAGATCGCCGAGGCCCGGGCCAACGGCACGCTGGACATGGCGACCAGCACCGAACGCTGGCTCTTCCTGGGCTTCTTCTTCGCGTTCGCCGTGAAGGCACCCCTGTGGCCGCTGCACACCTGGCTGCCGAACGCGATGCAGGAGTCGACGGCCCCGGTCGCCGTACTGATCACAGCCGTGGTCGACAAGGTCGGCACCTTCGCGATGCTGCGCTTTTGCCTCCAGCTCTTCCCGGAGGCATCGAAGTGGGCGACGCCGGTCATTCTCGTACTCGCCCTGATCAGCATCGTCTACGGGGCGTTGCTCGCGGTCGGGCAGCGTGACATCAAGCGGCTGGTGGCGTACGCGTCGATCTCGCACTTCGGGTTCATCATCATGGGCATCTTCGCGATGACCAGCCAGGGCCAGTCGGGCGCGACGCTCTACATGGTCAACCACGGGATCTCCACCGCCGCCCTGATGTTGGTGGCCGGCTTCCTGATCTCGCGGCGCGGCTCGCGGCTGATCGCCGACTACGGAGGAGTGCAGAAAGTCGCCCCGGTACTCGCCGGCACCTTCCTGATCGGCAGCCTCGCGACCCTCTCGCTGCCCGGCCTCGCGCCGTTCGTGAGTGAATTCCTGGTCCTGGTCGGCACGTTCACGCGCTACCCGGTGATCGGGATCATCGCCACCTTCGGCATCGTCCTTGCCGCGCTCTACACCCTCGTCCTCTACCAGAGGACGATGACGGGCCCGGTGAAGCCCGAGGTCTCGGCCATGCCCGACCTGAGGGTGCGGGAACTCGTGGTCGTCACCCCGCTGATCGCCCTGCTGATCTTCCTGGGTGTCTTCCCGAAGCCGCTCACCGACATCGTCAACCCGGCGGTCGAGCACACCATGTCCGATGTACAGAAGCAGGACCCCGAGCCTGAGGTGGAGGCGGCCAAGTGAGCGCAACAGCCGTCCACAGCCTGTGGACAATGGCGGCCGATCCGATCGAGAAGATCGACGCGCCCAAGATCGAATACGGGCAGTTGTCGCCCACCCTGATCGTCATCGGTGCGGCGATCATCGGCGTGCTCCTCGAGGCGTTCGTGCCGCGCAAGTCCCGTTACTACGCCCAGGTGTTCCTGTCCGTCGTCTCACTCGCCGCCGCCTTCGCCGCGGTCATCGCGCTCGCGACCAGGGGATACGGCACCACGAAGGCCGGCATCGTGGCGATGGGCGCCATCGCGGTCGACGGGCCGGCGCTCTTCTTGCAGGGCACGATCCTGCTGGCCGGTCTGCTCGGCGTGTTCACCTTCGCCGAACGGCGGCTCGACCCCGTGGCGCACGGAAACCGCGTCGACTCGTTCGCCGCGCAGGCCGCGTCCGTGCCCGGCAGCGACAGCGAAAAAGCCGCGGTGAAGGCCGGGTTCACCACCACCGAGGTGTTCCCGCTGCTCCTCTTCGCCATCGGCGGAATGCTCTTGTTCCCGGCGGCCAACGACCTGTTGACGCTGTTCATCGCCCTGGAAGTCTTCTCGCTGCCGCTCTACCTGCTGTGCGCCGTGGCCCGCCGCAAGCGGATCATGTCGCAGGAGGCCGCGGTCAAGTACTTCCTGCTCGGCGCCTTCGCCTCCGCGTTCACGCTCTTCGGCATCGCCCTGCTGTACGGCTACGCGGGCTCGGTGTCGTACGCGACGATCGCGCAGGTCGTCGACGGCTCGATCGAGAACGTGACCCCGGCGCTCGCGGAGACCATGGGCAACGACGCGCTGCTGCTCATCGGCGCCGCGATGCTCGTCATGGGCCTGCTGTTCAAGGTGGGCGCGGTGCCGTTCCACATGTGGACCCCGGACGTCTATCAAGGCGCACCGACCCCGGTGACCGGCTTCATGGCCGCCGCCACCAAGGTGGCCGCCTTCGGGGCGCTGCTGCGTCTGCTGTACGTGGTGCTGCCGGGCCTCAGCTGGGACTGGCGGCCGGTGATGTGGGCCGTCGCGATCGTCACCATGCTGGGCGGCGCGATCGTCGCGATCACGCAGACCGACATCAAGCGGCTCCTGGCGTACTCGTCGATCGCCCACGCCGGGTTCATCCTCGCCGGTGTCATCGCGACCTCGGCGGACGGCATCTCGTCCGTGCTCTTCTACCTGGGCGCCTACTCCTTCGTCACGATCGGCGCGTTCGCGGTCGTCACCCTGGTGCGGGACGCGGGCGGCGAGGCCACGCATCTGTCCAAGTGGGCAGGGCTCGGGCGGCGTTCGCCCCTGGTGGCGGCGGTGTTCGCGGTCTTCCTGCTGGCCTTCGCGGGCATTCCGCTCACCTCCGGCTTCGCCGGGAAGTTCGCCGTGTTCAAGGCGGCGGCGGAGGGTGGCGCGGGCGCGATCGTCGTGGTCGGTGTGATCTCGTCGGCCATCGCGGCGTTCTTCTACATCCGCGTGATCGTGCTCATGTTCTTCAGCGAGCCGAAGCCGGAGGGGCCGACGGTGGCGGTGCCGTCACCGCTGACGATGACGGCGATCGCGTTCGGTGTGGTGGTCACGCTCGTACTCGGTGTGGCGCCGCAGTACTTCCTGGATCTGGCGGGACAGGCGGGAGTGTTCGTGCGCTGACGTGCGTACCCGTTGCGTGGGCCCCGGCACCCTTCGTGGGAGCCGGGGCCTTGTGCGTGTCCAGCGGGAGTAGTCATGGAAGGCAGCCTGTGGATAACTCTGAGGCTGTCAGTGGCGGCCCCTATCGTGGACGCAGTGGTCGAGGCGCGACGTGCGACGGGGGACAGAGCAATGAGCGGGCTGAGCGGGACTGGCGGGATGGGTGTGATGACCGAAGAGGACAGGGTCGTGGCGGGGCTTGCCGAGCAGTCCGCAGGGCTGGCCGGGCAGGCCGTGGGCCTCGGCGGGAGCACGGTCGCGGGGCTCGCGGAGAGCGAGGTGCTGGGCACGCTCCGCCGTGTCTTCGGGTACGAGGCGTTCCGCGGCGAGCAGGAAGCGGTCATCGAGCATGTGGTGGCCGGCGGCGACGCCGTGGTGCTCATGCCGACCGGCGGCGGCAAGTCGCTCTGCTACC carries:
- the nuoK gene encoding NADH-quinone oxidoreductase subunit NuoK; protein product: MNPVNYLYLAALLFTIGATGVLIRRNAIVVFMCVELMLNACNLALVAFSRMHGNLDGQIMAFFTMVVAAAEVVVGLAIIVSLFRTRHSASVDDASLMKL
- the nuoH gene encoding NADH-quinone oxidoreductase subunit NuoH, whose protein sequence is MTPDLTAASYLAAEDLSMFGRDPWWLVVIKAVFCFAFLMLTVLFSIVWERKVVAWMQLRIGPNRHGPWGMLQSLADGMKLMLKEDVIVKRADKVVYVLAPVVAAIPAFMAIAVIPFGPAGNEISIFGQRTAMQLTDLPIAMLYILAVASVGIYGIVLAGWSSGSTYPLLGGLRACAQMISYEIAMGVAFASVFLYSGSMSTSAIVESQQDRWYIVLLPVSFLIYVATMVGETNRAPLDMPESEGDLVGGFNTEYSSIKFAMFMLAEYVNMVTVSAVAVTLFLGGWRAPWPVSTFWEGANHGWWPMLWFVLKVQVSLFFFIWLRGTLPRVRYDQLMKFGWKVLLPVSVTWLMAVATVRTLRNENYDFADIALYVAAAVLGLLVLSFAVDMFRDRKSGKEAQEAPAEAVAFDPMAGGFPVPPLPGQTLPPVPRRSPRRERELIVSGGVDTASDGTDGSRDGKEASDG
- the nuoL gene encoding NADH-quinone oxidoreductase subunit L is translated as MENLIALLVAAPLLGAAVLLCGGRRLDAVGHWIGTVLAAASFVIGAILFADMLGKGAEDREMTQHLFSWVPVESFQADVAFQLDQLSMTFVLLISGVGSLIHVYSIGYMEHDERRRRFFGYLNLFLAAMLLLVLADNYLLLYVGWEGVGLASYLLIGFWQHKPSAATAAKKAFLVNRVGDMGLSIAIMLMFAWFGTFAFGPVLEATGETSEGKLTAIGLMLLLAACGKSAQVPLQSWLGDAMEGPTPVSALIHAATMVTAGVYLIVRSGAIFNAAPDAQLAVTVVGAVTLLFGAIVGCAKDDIKKALAGSTMSQIGYMILAAGLGPIGYAFAIMHLVTHGFFKAGLFLGAGSVMHGMNDEVDMRKYGGLRKYMPVTFVTFGLGYLAIIGFPGLSGFFSKDKIIEAAFAKGGTEGWILGGVALLGAAITAYYMTRVMLMTFFGEERWRHAPTPSPAEPSVEPAAETHGEHAEPHPHESPRSMTIPMIVLAFGSVFAGGFFSIGDRFIHWLEPVTDHAHGHPPVSALTVTLSTVAVMVIGVGVAYAQYGRRPVPVVAPRGSLLTRAARRDLLQDDFNHVVLVRGGEHLTRSLVYVDHTLVDGVVNGTAASMGGLSGRLRRLQNGFARSYAVSMFGGAAVLIAATLLMRAV
- the nuoN gene encoding NADH-quinone oxidoreductase subunit NuoN; translation: MSATAVHSLWTMAADPIEKIDAPKIEYGQLSPTLIVIGAAIIGVLLEAFVPRKSRYYAQVFLSVVSLAAAFAAVIALATRGYGTTKAGIVAMGAIAVDGPALFLQGTILLAGLLGVFTFAERRLDPVAHGNRVDSFAAQAASVPGSDSEKAAVKAGFTTTEVFPLLLFAIGGMLLFPAANDLLTLFIALEVFSLPLYLLCAVARRKRIMSQEAAVKYFLLGAFASAFTLFGIALLYGYAGSVSYATIAQVVDGSIENVTPALAETMGNDALLLIGAAMLVMGLLFKVGAVPFHMWTPDVYQGAPTPVTGFMAAATKVAAFGALLRLLYVVLPGLSWDWRPVMWAVAIVTMLGGAIVAITQTDIKRLLAYSSIAHAGFILAGVIATSADGISSVLFYLGAYSFVTIGAFAVVTLVRDAGGEATHLSKWAGLGRRSPLVAAVFAVFLLAFAGIPLTSGFAGKFAVFKAAAEGGAGAIVVVGVISSAIAAFFYIRVIVLMFFSEPKPEGPTVAVPSPLTMTAIAFGVVVTLVLGVAPQYFLDLAGQAGVFVR
- a CDS encoding NADH-quinone oxidoreductase subunit M, whose protein sequence is MSFPLLTATAALPALGAIATAAVPAARRTAAKWLALLVSLATLVLAVVVLVRFEPGGDRYQLTESHAWIADFGVRYELGVDGIGVALIALTALLIPFVILAGWHDADPLETRSSRWRPTQGFFALILAVEAMVILSFEATDVFLFYIFFEAMLIPMYFLIGGFGDRAHAGTDEKAAAQRSYAAVKFLLYNLAGGLIMLAAVIGLYVVAGNFSLQEIAEARANGTLDMATSTERWLFLGFFFAFAVKAPLWPLHTWLPNAMQESTAPVAVLITAVVDKVGTFAMLRFCLQLFPEASKWATPVILVLALISIVYGALLAVGQRDIKRLVAYASISHFGFIIMGIFAMTSQGQSGATLYMVNHGISTAALMLVAGFLISRRGSRLIADYGGVQKVAPVLAGTFLIGSLATLSLPGLAPFVSEFLVLVGTFTRYPVIGIIATFGIVLAALYTLVLYQRTMTGPVKPEVSAMPDLRVRELVVVTPLIALLIFLGVFPKPLTDIVNPAVEHTMSDVQKQDPEPEVEAAK
- the nuoI gene encoding NADH-quinone oxidoreductase subunit NuoI → MADEQKETKPGFQNPVAGFGVTFKAMFKKRLTEQYPEQKKTTAPRFHGRHQLNRHPDGLEKCIGCELCAWACPADAIYVEGADNTEEERYSPGERYGRVYQINYARCILCGLCIEACPTRALTMTNEFELADTSRANLIYTKEQLLAGLEEGMVDSPHSIFPGTDEQDYYRGLVTEAAPGTERQVALSKGEVPQEAASTFGPDEPASEKVIGQ
- a CDS encoding NADH-quinone oxidoreductase subunit J; the encoded protein is MMDLAAYTTSTGEAFQFWVLGTIAVIGALCTVFMKKAVHSALCLAGTMIILAVFYLANGAYFLGIVQIVVYTGAIMMLFLFVVMLVGVTAADSLKETIKGQRWLALLCGLGFGILLCAGIGNASLNEFSGLGQANAGGNVEGLAALIFTKYVFAFELTGALLITAAVGAMVLTHRERTERAKTQRELAEQRVREGKQLPPLPAPGVYARHNAVDIAGLLPDGTASELTVHKTLRERGQIRDVSNEAINDLKALEQRAEERLGREEEAKK